A genome region from Coffea arabica cultivar ET-39 chromosome 7e, Coffea Arabica ET-39 HiFi, whole genome shotgun sequence includes the following:
- the LOC113722887 gene encoding uncharacterized protein, producing the protein MSIPVPVPASGAAAYQSSGMLSRDQLLHLFDRFSFLTSRPDVKKRIAEAVLDKQEAVAVTTTIQEEIFLEMGIDPRFGLACLGKVNVAYESDQDLMIQFYGFVAKEEMACEEAELGPEKFAERMHMQHKLQEQQLEMLKYMRNFHLDDQSAVLEKIQQQMERANFEIEASILSEEQIQDIVRRRVSPVFQLR; encoded by the exons ATGTCAATCCCAGTCCCAGTTCCAGCGAGTGGTGCTGCCGCTTATCAGAGCTCCGGCATGCTATCCAGAGATCAATtacttcacctttttgaccgTTTCTCCTTTCTCACCTCCCGCCCCG ATGTCAAGAAAAGGATAGCTGAAGCCGTCCTTGACAAGCAG GAAGCTGTTGCTGTAACCACCACGATTCAGGAGGAGATATTTCTGGAAATGGGAATTG ACCCAAGATTTGGTCTTGCTTGCCTTGGGAAAGTAAATGTGGCTTATGAGAGTGATCAAGATTTAATGATCCAATTTTATGGATTTGTTGCAAA GGAAGAGATGGCTTGTGAAGAGGCTGAGCTTGGACCAGAAAAATTTGCAGAAAGAATGCATATGCAACATAAATTACAAGAGCAG CAACTGGAGATGCTAAAATACATGCGCAATTTTCATCTAGATGACCAGTCTGCAGTCCTGGAGAAG ATTCAGCAGCAGATGGAGAGAGCCAATTTTGAGATAGAGGCATCAATTTTGTCTGAGGAACAGATTCAAGACATAGTTCGAAGGAGGGTATCGCCTGTTTTCCAGCTCAGATAG